The Zhihengliuella sp. ISTPL4 genomic interval GCGGAGGCTCTGACCAACGTCAACAAGTACAGCGCCGCGACGCGGGCCGCGGTGCGGGTCGAGCGGGACGGCGAACTGCTCCACATCGCGGTGGAGGACGACGGGGTCGGCGGCGCCGTCGAGCGACCGGGCGGGGGTTTCGCGGGGATCCGGCGCCGTGTCGAGGCGTTCGAGGGCACGATGGAACTGTCGAGTCCCGCCGGGGGACCCACCATCCTGCGGACGGAGCTGCCATGCGGATCGTGATCGCGGAGGACGACACCCTGCTCCGGGAGGGCCTCGCGCTGCTGCTGCGCAGTGAGGGCTTCGACGTGATCGGCGCCGTTCCCGACGCGGAGGGTTTCCTCGCCCTGCTCGATGAGGCGGATGCCGCCGTGCTCGACGTGCGGATGCCGCCGACGTTCACCAGCGAGGGGCTCAAGGCCGCGGCCGAGGCGAGAGCCCGCCGCCCGGGCTTCCCGGTGCTCGTGCTCTCGGCGTACGTCGAGGACCGTTACGCCGGGGAGCTCCTCGCGGCGGGGGCGAACGGGCTCGGGTACCTGCTGAAGGAGCGGGTGGGCAAGGTCGCCGCGTTCGTCGACGCGCTGCGCCGCGTGGCCGCCGGTGGCACCGTCATGGACCCCGAGGTCATCTCGCAGCTCCTGAGTCGCCGTCGCGCCGACGACCCCGTGCAGACCCTCACCCCGCGCGAACGGGAAGTGCTCGGCCTCATGGCGGAGGGCCTGGACAACACCACCATCGCCGCGCGGCTGTTTGTGACGGAGACCGCGGTGAGCAAGCACATCGGCAACATCTTCGCGAAGCTCGGCCTCGCCTCCAGCGACAGCGGCCACCGTCGCGTCCTCGCCGTCCTCGCCTATCTCCGCAGCTGACGCCTCCGCTCTGGTGCTCGGCACGCTTCGATGCCATGCTGACCGGGATGAAGCGCTCCACCACGATCACCGCCGCCGTCGTCGCCGTCGCCGTCGCCGGCCTGGTCGTCGCGGCCGCTCCTGTCGTGGTCAGCGCCGCGTCCGCCGTGTTCGACGTCACCTCGTGGGCGTCGGAGCGCTTCGCCGCCGCACCGTCACCGACCCCCACCCCGGCGGCCCTGAAAGCCGAGGACACGGCCGAGGACGAACTCGTCGACCTGGGTGACGGCATCAGCGTTCCCGCCGGCGGACCGGGGGACTGCACCACGAACGCGTTCATCAGCATCGGCAGCGACGACGGCTCCGCGCATCATGCGAAGCTTCTCGGCGAGCTCGTCGACATGGGCACGTCAGAATTGGCGCGCGGTCCCGTCACCCGGGATGCGGACGGGCGGATCTTCTCCTACGAGGTCCAGTCCGGCGACAGTCTGATCGCGATCGGCGAGCGCTTCTGCGTCGACTACGTCACTGTCGGCAGCTTCAACCACGTGCGCGGCTTCGAGCCGATCGCACCCGGCGACGTCCTCTACCTCCGCCCGGACCCGGCCCTTCCGTTCGTCGACATCTACGCGCCGTACAACGCCCCGCCCGGCTCGTCCACCATCCCGTACTACGACGGCGTCGCCGCGTTCTCGACCGCCGTCGCCACCGCCGACCTGGGTGCCGCGCGGTGGCTGTGGCAGCGCCTGGAGAAGGACATGCCTCCGGAGACCGCTGCCGTGATCACGCAGGCTTTGCGCGACGACGACCTCCCCCTTCTCCGCCGCCTCTTCCCCTAGCCCATCCCGCTCCCCCTCTTCCCGCTGAGACCCCGGGTTGTCGTCGACACCCCGGGGTCTTCGCGTCGCCACCCGGGGGTCTCGCCGCGCACCCGGGGTCTCGGCGAAGAAGAGGGATGAGGAAGTTCAGTATTCGGTGTTGCTAAGTACCGGTACTCAGTGTTACTTTGTACCGGTACCCAGCAACACTGAGTACCTAACCGAGAAGGAAAGGAGGGGACGATGGGCAAGCAGATGACCGAGATGCTCAAGGGCACCCTGGAGGGCATCGTTTTGGCCCTCCTCGCCGAGCAGCCGGCCTACGGATACGAGATCACCACCCGGCTGCGCGAGCACGGCTTCACCGACACCGCCGAGGGCACCGTCTACGCCCTGCTGGTCAGGATCGAGCAGAAGAAGCTCGTCGACGTCGAGAAGGTGCCGAGCGAGAAGGGTCCGCCCCGCAAGGTCTACACCCTGAACGCGCAGGGCCGACAGGAGCTGGCGGAGTTCTGGACCACCTGGGACTTCCTCCGGACGCACATCGAACGACTCAACACCACCACCACGAACACCCCGAACGAGGAGAACTGACATGGCCGCCAAGTGGATCGAAGCGCTCACCGGATCGCTCGAGCAGAAGAAGCAGTACAAGCAGGCGAAGGCGCGGATCGAGGCTCTGCCGGAGCCCTACCGCACGGTCGCCAACGCCCAGCATCGCTACACCATGTACTACGGGGGGATCACCGACGGGGACACCCTCGTGCAGATCTTCCTCGACCTCGCCGATCTGTGGGAGCGCGCCGCAATCGACCGCACCCCGATCGACGACATCATCGGCGACGACCCCGTCGAGTTCGCCGAGAACTACGCCGAGGCCTACGGCGGGACGCAGTGGGTCGACAAGGAGCGCGCGCGGCTGAAGAAGGCGGTCGCGGAGGCGAAGAAGAAGGAGGACGAGTCATGACGACGCCAGCCCTCTCGGTGCAGGGCATCGAGAAGTCCTACAAGGATCTGCACGTGCTGCGCGGCGTCGACTTCGAGGTGGAGCGGGGATCGATCTTCGCCCTCCTCGGGTCGAACGGCGCCGGCAAGACCACCATGGTGCGCATCCTCTCCACGCTGCTGAAGGCGGATGCCGGCACGGCGACGGTGC includes:
- a CDS encoding LuxR C-terminal-related transcriptional regulator → MRIVIAEDDTLLREGLALLLRSEGFDVIGAVPDAEGFLALLDEADAAVLDVRMPPTFTSEGLKAAAEARARRPGFPVLVLSAYVEDRYAGELLAAGANGLGYLLKERVGKVAAFVDALRRVAAGGTVMDPEVISQLLSRRRADDPVQTLTPREREVLGLMAEGLDNTTIAARLFVTETAVSKHIGNIFAKLGLASSDSGHRRVLAVLAYLRS
- a CDS encoding LysM peptidoglycan-binding domain-containing protein, whose product is MKRSTTITAAVVAVAVAGLVVAAAPVVVSAASAVFDVTSWASERFAAAPSPTPTPAALKAEDTAEDELVDLGDGISVPAGGPGDCTTNAFISIGSDDGSAHHAKLLGELVDMGTSELARGPVTRDADGRIFSYEVQSGDSLIAIGERFCVDYVTVGSFNHVRGFEPIAPGDVLYLRPDPALPFVDIYAPYNAPPGSSTIPYYDGVAAFSTAVATADLGAARWLWQRLEKDMPPETAAVITQALRDDDLPLLRRLFP
- a CDS encoding PadR family transcriptional regulator; the encoded protein is MGKQMTEMLKGTLEGIVLALLAEQPAYGYEITTRLREHGFTDTAEGTVYALLVRIEQKKLVDVEKVPSEKGPPRKVYTLNAQGRQELAEFWTTWDFLRTHIERLNTTTTNTPNEEN
- a CDS encoding DUF1048 domain-containing protein, translating into MAAKWIEALTGSLEQKKQYKQAKARIEALPEPYRTVANAQHRYTMYYGGITDGDTLVQIFLDLADLWERAAIDRTPIDDIIGDDPVEFAENYAEAYGGTQWVDKERARLKKAVAEAKKKEDES